The Molothrus aeneus isolate 106 chromosome 23, BPBGC_Maene_1.0, whole genome shotgun sequence nucleotide sequence ctctGCCCAGAGCATCCATCAGCGCTCGGAGCGTGCCCAGGGCCGCCCGGGCTGGCATCGCCCGGCTCCGAGCGGCTCAGCCGGGGCACGGAGCGCTCCCCTGCCCGATGCTCTCAGCCGGGgcacagagctctcccctgcccGGGGCACAGAGCGCTCCCCTGCCCAAGCTGCCTCTGAGgaagccaggctgctgtggtgtCTCTGTTCTGTGCCAGGGGGCAGAGGAAGGGCTGGGTTTGGGCACTCCCGCGCCCCCTGTGCGATGGGTACCGAgcagggagccccagggagccGCTCCGGCCCTGCTCGGGCTCTGCTCGGGCTCAGAGGCCTCGCTCCGCTCCCGGCAGATGAAAAGCAGCGCTCCGAGGGCAGGGGAGCGGCGGTGATGCACAGCCGAGCCTCTCCTGTCggggctgggaatggctccGGGCTCCTGCCCGTGAATTACCGCACCAGGAGCGCTCCCACCTCTCCCATCACATTCCGCAGCCGTGAGTCAGCCCAGCTCGAAATATCACCGGGACCACAGAGGAGCAGGTGACCCAGATTCTGCCAGACCTTCCCCAATTTAATCTTGATATACACCCCCAGCTGCCGGCTGGGTCACCGTGTTTAAGCAGCGTGAAAAAACCAAGTCCAGCCTCTGACATCCCCTGAAAGCAAAGCTCCTGCCCGCCCAGCACTGGCTCTTGCCACACAAAATCACATTTGGCCAAGCCACTGACCCCTAAACTCTCATTAGAACTCATTTGATGGATCTCAGGACCCATCAGAACCTCAAACATAAACATCAATGATCAAATCTGGCCCCACTCAAGAAGCAaatccccagcagagcagcacagccccatcccacagccacaCCATGGGACACAAATCCTCTCCAGAACCTGCAGCCCCGgctttggggtttatttggtGCCTCTGaggggtgggatttgggtggatttggggacGCTGTGGGCAGGGAGACCTGAGCTGatgtggagcagctgggagggagctgagccagtgccagccccagctctgtagggcagggctgggagtgatCCCTGCTCAGCAAAAATCCCTGACTCCAGCTGGACCTGAGCTCCAATAAAGCCCTGCCAGAGTCAGCTGGATCATCCTCTGGCTCATGCAGCAACCACGAAATTACAGGTTCCTGTTCCAGGCCCTGGATGAGCAGGTGATTTCACAGGAGCTGAGACTCCCAAAGCTGAGCTGGATCTGCAGGTCCAGCAGATTTTTTGCATCATTCTCATCCCTCTTCCACCACCCACCTTCTGTGCTCTGTTTTTAACTCACACCTGAAGCCAAGTTGGTCTGAGAGGTGCTGACAGGAGATGCACCTGGCTCCTGCCACTGctccctgctgtcaccctgATCACCCCaaaagctgcagcccctcctttCCATGGACGTGGAGCCTCCTCCAGCCTCCCTTACAAACAAACCCGATTACCCAAAGAATTCTGAcaccttttcctgcttttttaacattttcctttggGCTGGCTGAGCCACAGCCACTTCTCTGCACACCAGCTCTTGTTCTAGACAGGTTAAacgatttaaaatatttaatggatCTCCAGGCTGCCTCACTGCCCTGCAGTTTGCAGGTTCTctgcagacagagctgcaggaattgCAGACATGCAGGACACGAtgggctggcagtgctccaCAGGGAACCAGGGGACAGCAAAGGcaaatccctgcagctcctgggcaggatGGGATCTGCCTGGGCTCAGgaccctgctcctgcacacaggACCCTGATTagagccctgctctcccctgagCTGTCCAGGGGacactgcaggcactgctccCTGTCACCATCTCCCTTGCAATAATACATGAGCTTACAGGAAGCCTCTCAGCTGCAGCTTTTTATATCTGAACTCTTTCTGGCTGAGCAATCTCAACCTACTATTGATCCACATGACGCATTTGATTCCTATAATTGAGAttggaatggaaaaaaacacatttctgttcCTCCCAGCGAGTTTGTTTCTCACGTGTGACAGCTCAGAGCGTGCAGCACTCGAGTTTTGCTGTGATTAAAGTGAAGGAATCTTTTAAAAGTGGAAATCTGTGACTGCTCCAGCCCAAAATTCAGTGATGGTGGGAGCAAAATACCTGGGTGTTCTCTCCTCCATCACCTTTCAAATGtcaagcagctgctggagctgttttCTGGgtgtcatggaatggtttgggtgggaagggaccttaaaaaccatcccattcccagccctgggtgggcagggacacctcccaccgcCCCAGGGtactccagcctggcctggggcactgccagggatccaggggcagagGGATTTCTCCCTAAGATTTCATCTAATCCCACTGTCTTTGAGCTTTCActcattcccctttgtcctgtcagGCAGGAATttggaaagaataaaatagaaataaacccctgtccagctgagaaTCAAACAAGAATGTTCCTGATctttattgtatttgcagggtgccccaatgaaggcaggaatggtgaatctgactccaggctctcagaaggctgatttattattttaagatactatattatattaaagaacactaaactaaactatactaaagaatacagaaaggataattacagaaggctaaaaagataataatgaaaacttgtgactctttccagagccctgacacagcttggccccgattggccaaagagtgaaaacaactcacatgaaaccaatggaacaatcacctgtgcgtaaacaatctccaaacacattccaaaggagcaaaacacaggagaagcaaatcagataattattgttttcctttttaaacacattccaaaggagcaagacacaggagaagcaaatcagataattattgtttcccttttaaaacacattccaaaggagcaagacagaggagaagcaaatcagataattattgttttcctttttctctgaggcttctcagcttcccaggagaaaaatcctgggcaaagggatttttccagaaaatatgagtGTGACAATCTCCCCTTGCTGctttctcctgctccaggagaatttccagcagctgaaggggaCAGAAATCCCCCAGTTTTCCCTGACTCCGAGGAGAAATTTCTGACTCAAGAGCAAGCCTGGAGCCCCTGCTGTCTGGGCAGCAAAGTGAGCTGACACTGATCCCTTTGGATCTCTCTGTAGGTATTGCACTGATGGAGAAGGTGCTGTGTATTCTCTTGTTTATTtgcaaaaaaggaaaggtttaaaaaaaacctctattAAAATGCTGCACCTCTGGGAGCGCCTGTGAAAGGAGTGAGATGTGACTCCAGCAGGGAAGTGATCAGCCTGCAATAATTTAGATGTTCCTGTTGCTATGGATACTTTCTTTAAGTGAAGCATACCattataatttaaatttccagtaactcaccaaaaaaaaaaaaaagcacattaaaagtaataaaaaatgcCAGAGACGCAACTGTTTTATTCCTTGCTGTCAGTTTTCCTggtgctgtgacagccctggagAAGTGAGAAAATTGGCACTTGGGAGCAGATTTCAGTCTTTACTCATTTACTGCATTAATTACACCTGGGCTTGGTGGCTGTGATCGAGGCAGGGCATGGGACACTGGGAGTGAGggtgggacactgggatgggacactgggaactgggatgggACACTGGGATTGACACTGGGAACTGGGATTGACACTGGAATTGGAGATGTGACGCTGGGATGTgaccctgggagcagggctgtcaCACTGGGATGTCACCCCGGGATGTGCCACCTCTCAGCAGTGAATTCAGCAGTGaattcctcctgccctcccttgcaggagaagggaaaggatgCTGCAGGTTCCTTAACTGGCAGCTGAAAGCAGGGAATGGATGCTGGAAGCTCCCGAAGTGGCGGCTGTGAAAAGGTGACATCAGAGCTGAGGGCTCAGTGtgttcctcagcagggccatCAGTTCTGCATGAGGGCtcagcactgggacagctcAGCCTGGAACAGGCAGATCCAGCTGCAAAATCAACTTCTGGTTATTTCTGGTCattctgtttatttctgttAGCACCAGAAATTAAAACTCTGTTCGCTTCCTGAGGTGGCTCTGCAGAACCCCAGGGGGAGCAGGTCAGTGTGTCAGCAGCCCAGAGGGATTGATGGGATTTATTTCACTCTCCAGGTGCTTCCCCCCAGGGTGgagcacacagggctctgctgggctctcttTAGCCACAATCAACTGCACAAACtcagctgaaggaaaagagaaaagcactTTGTGACTCAGGGACTGCCACggaggagatttggggtttGATGTTGCTCCTCGTGCGCAGGTGAGCCTGAGGCTTCCAcctccctctttttccccttcctcacAGCCTCACCTGGAGGCCAAAGCAgccacacagggacaggctctgtgtccccatgtgtcacctccagcccctgggagcagagtcCAGCTGAGCCCCCCTGGAATCACCCCCAGGACCTTTCTGATCCCATCCTGCCACGCACCAGGGCCAGGCAGAACCCAGAGACACAAAAGCTGCCACAGGAACCACAGGGGAGATAAATAAAgtgacccagcacagagcctcCAAAAAATGGCAGTTTTTATTCCCCTCAGTGCAGAATATTCTTTACAGCATCAggttttcttgaaaaaaaaaaaaacaaccaaaaacaaacaaaacactctGGACACACATAGATAGTGTTGTGAACGTCAggatctgctgctctgggaaaggaCAGGGCAATCCTCACCCTCCATCCCGGGTTCCTGGGAGAGCAGGATGAGTTCCTCACACATCCCAGGctccagaggagagcaggatgTGCTCCTCACACatgccaggagagcaggatgTGCTCCTCACCCTCCATCCCAGgttcctggggacagcagctctccctggggccagggctggccacagcccctgctgggctcctggccagctctccctggctgagccctgagcctggagcagctctgctgattcccccagcccaggagctgctgctgctgcccccaggaCTGAGGCACtcatgggcacagccctgccaggacgtggaactgctctgagctgcaccctgcagagcccacagagcaCAGGTTCCACCAGAGAGACCCCCAACACCTTCTCACACTCACACCTGGGGGGAAAAACATCTCCAATCTAAGGCAGAGTCACTCAGCTGCTTCCTGATGAACTCTTCCAGCTGACTGAGAGGGTTTTGCTTCCTTTCTGTGAGCGGTTCTGAGGGAGTTCTAAGGAGCTATCGGGGGAATGAATTAGTGCTTCAAACCCAAGTTACAAATCTATAAAACAGATTAGTACACTTCACATAAGGCCACAAACACTGTGAGGTGTCAGTGAGGCTACTGAGGATGGTTAAACCCAATCTTTAGTGAGCACAAGTTGTACCTCCATGGCTGATTTCAGTCCCAGGGGTAGATGGAGCTTCCTGAGCCCCCTGGGAGCTGTCAGGGAGAGGGGTGGGAGCACCACTGGGCACCAGGtattgctgctgcctggccccatcccatccactgggctgtggggcaggagccAGTCCTGGCCAGGCAAACCTGCAGGAACGTGGatctgagctcctgctgctcctcccaagctgcccttcccagcagaaTTCAGCAGAACAAACCTTTCCTCcctgctggttttgcttttaaagccAACTTTGGGACCTGGAGTCCCACCAGAGGTGATGAGGGTCAGcctagagcagagctgcagcactgccagggtggCTCTTTTTGGGTGAAAAGCTTCTGAGgagagctccaggcactgctcaCCCTGGCAATCCGCAGCACTGCTTTCAGTCCAAGCGTTAAAGTGCAAAACTTCTTTGAGTTAAAAAAGTCTTTGGGTTAAAAAGGAGCTGGGACCCGCTGGGGCGACGCCCCAGACACTggcacaaagcagcagctctgctccctctgtggTTCCACgctgtcagcagctgctgcaaatcctccctggccaggcagtgctgtgctgtcccaggctggatcggtgacacccagagctgtgtctgcacccacagaggggctgtggtgctgcctgcaggaggagcagcccctgcagatGCTCTCCACACCTCCCAGGAGCGTTTGTAAACTGTGAACAAATCTGTCCAAGAGCATCCTGTGGTTTGGGTAAAAAAGCAAGGTACAAAAATCCACGTCAGGCTTCCGAAGCTTTGGTCTGAGCTGGGCTGCGGCACCCTGGGAGGgttccctgcccacagcaggaccCAGGAGGGGCTCAGAGAGGGTTTCTGTGCCCTCAGAACATGAAGAGATCGtcctgctcagctgggctgggctccagctggcTCCAGTGCAGGGGGGACAGAgcctctgcagcctcctgagCCGACAGCCCCGTGTCCAGCTCCTGGGGATTGGTCCTGGACTGCGCCAGCCTggggcacagacacacagggaaACAGAGAAACACTGAGAAAAGTGCACACAGAGAGATGCACAGagcaaaataaacacagagtgatgtgcagaggaaaataaatacagagtAATGCAGAGAGTAAAATAAATACAGCCTGGAAAAGCCTCAGCAAGGGGGAGCAGACCCAGGAACTGCTTGGGGAATGAAATTCCCCATCACACACAGCCTCACTCCCTCCATCCTGAAAAGGTTGTCAAAATATTTGGCTTCTCATGCAGCCCTAAAGCCTCCCCTTCTATCACCAGCTGAGGCACCGGGGGCAGGTCAGATCAGAGCCTGGTGAGATTCAGGAGCAGCATTAACATTATTAACAAACAGCCATTATTAACAAACAGCCATTATTAACAAACAGCCATTATTAACAAACAGCCatggccctggggctgctcccctgctgAACTCCAGGGAGGGCTGAGAGTTTGAGATTTACCTCGAGGGAGGGATGAGAGTTTGAGAATTACCTTGAGAACGCCTCGTCCAGGCCATCATCCATCTCCTTTGTGAAGGGATCAAAAGAGAGACAAGTAGTTGCTAAGAGAACTGCACAGAAGTGCATTTAGAGACCTGGCTCTGCACTCAGACAAAGAAATATCTCTGTCTGTTGGATCCTGAGTGCCTCAGCCACCTCCTCTGCAATCTGCCTCCTCTGCAGGGCAAAGGGGAACCCCGGGGTTTGGCCCTTCCTGCACCCcaaaggggctgagcctgccccagctccacccaggagagcagcagggatggaaatcacccccaaatcacccccaaatccctcccctggccctcccagccctgcaggtcctgctgccaggagggaCCTGACACTCTGAGCTGTGGCCCCTCCCGGAGCAGCCCAGgccccccagagctcccagttTGGCCCAGTTTGGCCCTGggcccccctggctgtcccttaCCCACTCCAGGTTGTTGTTGACCGAGGGGCTGGGCCCAAAGCTGCTGTTGTCCAGCGCTGGGGGCTCGGTGCTGCCGCCCAGGGGGGACCTGCCCGGCTCCTCCAGGTCCAGCAggttccccagggctgctgctgagggcagagcaggggcaatgaggggagaggagcagagcaacAGAGGCACAGCCGAACCTCCCTGCAGGAGTCACCTCCCTGCGTCAAACCCCGGCAGGATGGACCCAGGTCTGAGCGCTGAGGGGCTGCACCCACCCCACCGGGGGGCACAGGCATcgtttatggaaaatcctttcctcaggattgttcctcctgagaGGCCTCGGGAacaaatgtacccaatggttatctgctgctgtggaatgcaacaggtgcatctgggattgggctcatgtggttgtttctaatcaatggccaatcacaatcagctggctcagactgtctcagtcaggcacaaacctttgttattcatttcattctttttctattcttagccagccttctgatgaaatcctttcttctattcttttagtatagttttaatataatatatatcataaaataataaatcagccttctgaaacatggagtcagatcctcctctcttccctcatcctcagaccctgtgaacactgtcacactgGGGGCTGTGGTTCAGCTCCTGAGGAGCTTTGGGAAGGCTCCTGGGTGCCCAGTGATGCTCAGGGTGAGCCCCaggccagagcagcccctgggcagcatcctcagctcagcccaggccatcccacagagctgctccagggttttatgggctgagccctgccctgggtgcagctcagagcctgccctgggcaggagcacccagggaggtgctgagctcatccccacagccctggcagccccaggtgccacccTTGGCAGAGGagattcctgcagccctggaatCCCTGCAGCCACTGAGACCCCTGAGATCAACCAttgaaacccccaaaataaatgaaattactgAGCTCAATGACATCACTGAGATCAATCCCTGAAACCTGCAGCCCTCCCAGGCACgggcaggaggtgccagcctggcagggagttTAAGCCCAGCCCAGTTTAaggctgtttttttctctgtgccaAATCCTCTTATCTCATGGCCAGCATGGGGAGGGATGAGCCTCCTGTCCcacttctgcctgccctgcactggACCGGGAGGGGACATTCCCATCCCTTGGGGACAATCCCCATGGCCCACAGGCCATGCCCCATCCCTCAGGGAcacccctgtgctgctcagggacagtTCCCATCCCTCAGGGACAATCCATTCTCTGTTCAGTGACAATCCCCCATCCCTCAGGGACATCCCTGCTCTGTTCAGGGACAGTTCCCACCCCTCAGGGACAATCCCATTCCCTGTTCAGGGACAGTCCCCATCCCTCAGGGACAGTCCCATTCCCTGTTCAGGGACAGTCCCCATCCCTCAGGTACAATTCCCCACCCCTGGGGATAATTTCCCACCTCTTGGGGACCACCCTGTGCTGTTCAGGGACAGTTCCCATCCCTCAGGGACATCCCTGCTCTGTTCAGGGACAGTCCCCATCCCTCAGGGACAATCCCCATCCCTCAGGGACAATCCATTCTCTGTTCAGTGACAATCCCCCATCCCTCAGGGACATCCCTGCTCTGTTCAGGGACAGTCTTCATCCCTTGGGGACAATCCCATTCCCTGTTCAGGTACAATTCCCCACCCCTTGGGGACACTCCccaccccaggctctgctctgtgcctcgctcacctgtgccagggtgggcaggagctcctgagccagggctgctcgTCCCTTCTGCTGCCAGGATGGacctttccctcttctccttctctgcaCAACAGGAGGAGAGGCCATcactgcctgcagggagcagggacagcggggccagggccaccctgctgctcctgccagcccagggaaggggacagCACCAACCCCAGGGGCTCTGAGgcacccaggccctgcagggcaggagtgtCACTGGGATATTTTCACATTcctgccaggatttcttctcctgggaagcctcagctgctccacgttttgctcctctggaatgtgatcTGGAGAACTGTTCACCCAGCATGGGAATTGTTcttaattaatggccaacccCAGACAGCTGGGTGTCTGTCATGGCATTTTATCAtcattcttttccagccttctgatgtctcctttctctttctttagtatagttttaacacagcattttcttttaatataatatatatcacaaaatgataaatcagccttctgaaacatggagtcaaattctcatctcttcccttgctgGGGTTGCCTGCAAGTTCCAcccaggagcacagcccagacCTGCCTGGGTTTACAGCAAGGAAAGCTGGAAATGTgggaggcaggggagggaacagcctggggtgcgcagggcagggacacaaaCTCCAACTCACCTTCCTTTGCTGCCTGCCAGAACTCAAAGGCCAGCCTGAAAGCCTGGGCCACGGTCAGGGTGACAGCCTGGGCCTggggacagacagcaggacaggctgagacCTCTGAGAGCACTGAGATCAATCACTGCAATTACTGAGATCAATGGCATCACTGAGATCAATCAATGGCATCACTGAGATCAATCACTGCAATTACTGAAATTACTGAGATCTCGGAAATTACTGAGATCAATGAAAGCACTGAGATCAATCACTGAAACCACTGAAATCATTGAGATCAATGAGATCACTGAGATCAATCACTGAGATCTCAGAAATTACTGAAATCAATGAGATCAATGAAATCACTGAGATCAATCACTGAAACCTCTGAGATCAATGAGATCCCAGAAATCACTGAAATAACTGAGATCAATCACTGAAACccctgaaataaatgaaattactgAGATCAATGACATCACTGAGATCAATCACTGAAACCTCTAAAATCACTGAAATTACTGAGATCAATGACATCACTGAGATCAATCCCTGAGATCTCTGAAATCATTGAAACCACTGGCAGCCcccagggacatgggggggacacaaacagggcacagcacccccaaaaccaggcagggggacaaggggacccccaaaggcagcagtgccagttAAGGCTGGCACCAGGAGGGCCCATTGGGACGTTGGAGTTATTTACATCCTTGATGGGAGTGCAAATGCtttatggcaaaaaaaaaaaccccttaaataTGGTAATTAAGTATGAAACTCCTCACAGCTGTTTACAATTTAAGCTGTCACATCTGAATCAAGTTTAATAGGCCCAGCTACTGTTGAGAATTACCCAGGAACTAAAAATATGGGCTAATTacatggctgtgcctgggggctgtggtgcagccagagcccctgccctggctccaggctgggagcagggatcaCCTCAGCAGCAGGATGTTCCTGCACCttacagagcaggaaaaaggaaattattcccAGGTTTTTTCGCCACAAAAGGCTCTGGAGAACTTTATTTGGGGGGGGATGCACTGAGCTGATGCAGCACTGAGATAATTCTTttagcagcaggaagatttaaattttaatttgcagAGCGAGGCTTATCTTGGCCGTGCCAGGAtgggagcacaggagggacaaCTTGCAGCTGCCATTAGTGCCCccaggggaaagaaaggagctgggagaggcagggaatgtgaacagagctccaggcacagggaggctgCTGAGGATGGCCAGGAACGGCTGGGAACGGCACCAGAGGGGACCTGGGACACCCTGTCCCCGTGCAGAGGCACCAGGGAGGGatggctgggggcagagggctctgagctgccctTGCCCTGCCCTAAAGGCCCTCGGGTTTaggggagggggctcagggctccaCCAGACACCCCAGGGCTCCCCTTGCCCCTCTCGGGTCACCaggtcccttcccctcctggagcactggaacagcagGGAAAGGTCCAGGAGGGCTCCGAGAGCAGACCTGGCTCTGGGAGAGtctgggatgggctctgagcCCACCCCTGAGTCCTTCCCAGAGCCAGGCCTGGGCTCtgagcccctccccagcccaggtcAGGCTCTCCTgatgtcacagacacatttatggaaaaccctttccttgggattgctcctcctgagaagctgagaggcctcgggaacaaaatgtaaccaatggttatctgctgctgtgggatgcaacaggtgcatctgggattgggctcatgtggttgtttctaattaatggccaatcacagcccagctggctcagactgtctggtcagtcacaagcctttgttatcattccattctttttctattctgtgcaagccttctgatgaaatccttccttctattctttcagtatagttttaatatatatcataaaataataaatcaagccttgtgaaacatggagtcagatcctcgtctcttccctcagcctCAGGCCCCATGAACACGGTCACATCCTGAGGGCAGGACACGGCCCCAGCTGCAAAGATGTCCCTGAATGTGTgcagggagccccagcagggtcccccgggctccccctgccccagttcccctgcccagggcctcaggggctgcagcagcacagggaggcgcccctggggcaggggcagctcctcacagccccagcccgTCCCAGCTGGGATGagctctgggcagtgctgagccttcctcccagccctcctcctcctcctcctgtccctgccctcactGACCATCTTCCTCTTGGGGCACAGGAAGGCGTGGCACTCCAGGCTCTcgctctgctggctctgggcgATGTAGGCAAACACTTTGTCGTGGGCCTTGTCTGCTGTGCAGTAGGAGATCCTGGAACACACCAACAGCCCGGGATGGGCGCTGGGGCAGCCTCCAGAGccccctggggctgccacaggagctgcccagcacggggtgggcagggggagaCCCACGGGCTCCACAGGGAGaggggggagaagggagaagagaagggaacagaagggaggaaagagaagggaacagaagggaggaaagacagaaaagaaaagaagaggaaatgtcTTTTCCACACTGTGGGACAGGACAGGCTAGAGAAGgggaagcttccagcagagcagcacctcaCAGTGCTCTGCCTCAGAAGGTTTTCCCTGGAGGgtgaggaaggagaaaggagctgagctcagcctggggtTTCACCCtcaggcaggggcaggaggtgatGCAGGGGTGCCCAGATCATCCCAGGCTGggatccagggctggggcttgcAGGTGCTCAGGATGCTTCCCGAGCTCAGGGGATGTGGGAGGAAGGCTCAGcctcctccctgagcctcctcacagctgtgccccaggcaggggtgctgagcagcagccctggggcccagcagagccccagcacccacctgtAAATGGAGATGTTCTCGATGAGCTCGCTggtcctgctgtccctgagcaCAATCCCCCGCGGTGACACCTTCAGGGTCACCTTCTGCAGCTTCTTCCCACTTGCCTTGGCCttggggagggacagagggaggggaaggcccaAGCTTGAACCCCGGCACCTCCGAAGGCATGGGAGCAGCCGGGGATGCgctctgctctcacagcactgctcaacccttcccttccctctcaggGGGCAGGAACACACCTCaccaggcagcacaggcactgccagccaTTATTAACATGTTAcatgtccccagggccaccagcacggccacaggagctggcagcaggacaggcctGGCACGCCTGGGCTCCCAGGTGCTGCCAAACCCCGCTCCAGTGGCAAATGGACACAACATCAGCTTCAAAGCAGACTTTAGCAGCCACTTTCCCTCCTTTACTGGCCTGGAGCTCTCAGCCTGCAGCTCACAcccagctggagccaggctggaa carries:
- the LDLRAP1 gene encoding low density lipoprotein receptor adapter protein 1 isoform X2 gives rise to the protein MDALKSAGRALLRSPSVHKPSWAGGRHKKLPENWTDTRETLLEGMLFSLKYLGMTLVEQPKGEELSAAAVKRIVATAKASGKKLQKVTLKVSPRGIVLRDSRTSELIENISIYRISYCTADKAHDKVFAYIAQSQQSESLECHAFLCPKRKMAQAVTLTVAQAFRLAFEFWQAAKEEKEKRERSILAAEGTSSPGSGAPAHPGTAALGNLLDLEEPGRSPLGGSTEPPALDNSSFGPSPSVNNNLEWEMDDGLDEAFSRLAQSRTNPQELDTGLSAQEAAEALSPLHWSQLEPSPAEQDDLFMF
- the LDLRAP1 gene encoding low density lipoprotein receptor adapter protein 1 isoform X1, which produces MDALKSAGRALLRSPSVHKPSWAGGRHKKLPENWTDTRETLLEGMLFSLKYLGMTLVEQPKGEELSAAAVKRIVATAKASGKKLQKVTLKVSPRGIVLRDSRTSELIENISIYRISYCTADKAHDKVFAYIAQSQQSESLECHAFLCPKRKMAQAVTLTVAQAFRLAFEFWQAAKEEKEKRERSILAAEGTSSPGSGAPAHPGTAAALGNLLDLEEPGRSPLGGSTEPPALDNSSFGPSPSVNNNLEWEMDDGLDEAFSRLAQSRTNPQELDTGLSAQEAAEALSPLHWSQLEPSPAEQDDLFMF
- the LDLRAP1 gene encoding low density lipoprotein receptor adapter protein 1 isoform X3; its protein translation is MDALKSAGRALLRSPSVHKPSWAGGRHKKLPENWTDTRETLLEGMLFSLKYLGMTLVEQPKGEELSAAAVKRIVATAKASGKKLQKVTLKVSPRGIVLRDSRTSELIENISIYRISYCTADKAHDKVFAYIAQSQQSESLECHAFLCPKRKMAQAVTLTVAQAFRLAFEFWQAAKEEKEKRERSILAAEGTSSPGSGAPAHPGTAAALGNLLDLEEPGRSPLGGSTEPPALDNSSFGPSPSVNNNLERWMMAWTRRSQGNSQTLIPPSR